Within Synechococcus sp. NB0720_010, the genomic segment GCTGAGCCAAGGGTTCATCGCCCGTTCCGCCCTGATCGATTACGCCCAGATCACAGATCTCTATCTGCTGGCACTGGCCAGACACCACGGTGGAACGCTGGCGACCTTGGACCAGCGCATCAAGGTGGACGGCAGCCAAGAGGCACTGGAGCTCATCCGCCCGTAGCCCTACTGCTCAGAGCGCAGGTTGTTGGCGCTGCCGCTGAGCCAACTCTCCAGACCCTCCCCTAGGAAAGAGAGGCCGAGGACCAGGACGAACATCGCGACACCGGGGTAGAGGGCCGTCCACCAGACGCCAGTGGGCAGGGCGTTGAGGGCCTGCTGTAGATCACTGCCCCATTCCGGCACGGTCTCGGGGAGTCCCAGTCCTAGAAAGCCCAGGCCGCCCAGCACCAGCACGGCATCGGCCGCATTCAGGGTCAGCAGGACCGGGACGGAGGTGATGACGTTGCGGAAAAGATAGCGGCGCAAGATCCACCAGGGACTCGCTCCGAGGGAGCGGGCGGCCTCGACGTAGAGCTCGGCCTTGACCTGGGCGGTCTGGTTGCGCACCACCCGGTAGTACTGGGGGATGTAGACGACGCAGAGAGCCGCAGCGGCATTGGGCAGGCCCTTGCCCAGCAGGAAGGCCAGCACCACCGACAGCAAAAGGACCGGCAGCGTGTAGAGCGTGTCCATCAGCAGCACCAGGACCCGATCCAGCCAGCCGCCGAGGTAACCGCTGACCATCCCCAGGGGGACGCCGATCACCAGCGCCGAGACCAGAGCCACCACCACCACCTGCAGAGCCACGCCGCTGCCGGCCAGGGTGCGGCTACAGACATCGCGACCCAGGCGATCGGTGCCGCACCAGTGCTGCCAGGAGGGCGGGGCATAGATCGGGTTCTCCAGGCCGCCATTGACCTCCGGCAACACCCCCAGGTGAATCAGCACTGGGGTCAGCAGCGCCATCAGGACATAGACCAGGACAATCGCCACCCCCCAGCGGGCCATCCGCGCGGCGAGGCTCTGCGGGCGCCAGGCCAAAAGGGAGTGCATCAAGCGGGCTGAATCCTGAAGCCAGCCTGAAGGATCACCCGGGGCAGGGCTGTCAAGCAACAAAAACGGGAATACGTTGATATGAGACAACGTGCGAGGAGTCGTCCTCGTTGAGCTATGTCAAGTCTGACCAAGCGCCGGCTTCTGATGCTGGTGGCCAACAAACCCCGGCAACACTCCCTCCTTCAAAAGGGCTTCACCTTGGTGGAGCTGATGATCGTGGTTGTGATCGTTGGCATCTTGAGTGCGATCGCACTGCCAAACTTCCTAAACCAGCAGAACAAAGCGAAGGCAGCCTGCGCCAAAACCCAAGTCTCTGGATTTGCCAAAGAGCAACAAGTCCACTTCGCCGAGAAGAGCACTTTTGCCGAAAGCTTCCAAGCACTGGGGTATGCCAACGACTTTACTCCGTCTGACTGCAGTGGGAACTACACAATCAAGCTAGACAACACGAAGATCCAAGCAGATCCAAAAGACACAAACAATGGCTTGTGCGTGACCGCAACACTTGAAAATGGCTCATATCTCATGGGAGAGACCAAAGGAGCTTGCCCGCAATAAGCCAATAAGCAGCAATCAGCCCTATAAATTCGGGAGGGGCTAAATATGGTGCAACCAAGCACGCGAAGCCTCCAGACCTCTTCAACCTGCGAAGGAGGCTTCACCATGGTGGAGCTGATGATCACGATCGTGATCACCGGCATCTTGAGCGCAATAGCCCTTCCAGTGTTTCTCAATCAGCGGCATAAAGCGAGGGCGGCCTGTGCCCAGACCCAGGTCTCCGGAATAGCCAGAGAGCAGCAGATATTTCACATCCAGCACAATAAGTTCGCCTCGACCTTCCAGGAGCTCGGCACTGAAGCCCCAAATGAGTGCGGCGGCTACAGCAAAGTTCTACTCGGAACTGGCACCGTGAATGCCTTCCCCAAGGACCTTGCCAACGGCTACTGCGTGTGGGCAAGACTTGAAAGCGGAAGCTACACGCTGAACACCACCAAAGGCGGCTGCGGTGGTGGTTAGGTCCCGCGGATCTTTAAAACTTCAACAGAAACGTGACCAGGGCATCGTCTTGCCCCTGGTTTTAGTGGTGTCTCTCCTGATTAGCGCCGGCCTCATGGCCCTCGCCGCCCGCGCCTGGCTCGGCCTGAGTGGCTCCATTCGCCAAAGCCAAGCCAGACAAGCCCGTGAAATCGCCGAGGCCGGCGTGGCCAGGCTCGTAGAGAGCATGAACCGCGAGTTCGCC encodes:
- a CDS encoding ABC transporter permease; the encoded protein is MHSLLAWRPQSLAARMARWGVAIVLVYVLMALLTPVLIHLGVLPEVNGGLENPIYAPPSWQHWCGTDRLGRDVCSRTLAGSGVALQVVVVALVSALVIGVPLGMVSGYLGGWLDRVLVLLMDTLYTLPVLLLSVVLAFLLGKGLPNAAAALCVVYIPQYYRVVRNQTAQVKAELYVEAARSLGASPWWILRRYLFRNVITSVPVLLTLNAADAVLVLGGLGFLGLGLPETVPEWGSDLQQALNALPTGVWWTALYPGVAMFVLVLGLSFLGEGLESWLSGSANNLRSEQ
- a CDS encoding type IV pilin protein, whose amino-acid sequence is MLVANKPRQHSLLQKGFTLVELMIVVVIVGILSAIALPNFLNQQNKAKAACAKTQVSGFAKEQQVHFAEKSTFAESFQALGYANDFTPSDCSGNYTIKLDNTKIQADPKDTNNGLCVTATLENGSYLMGETKGACPQ
- a CDS encoding type IV pilin protein — encoded protein: MITIVITGILSAIALPVFLNQRHKARAACAQTQVSGIAREQQIFHIQHNKFASTFQELGTEAPNECGGYSKVLLGTGTVNAFPKDLANGYCVWARLESGSYTLNTTKGGCGGG